The Pirellulales bacterium genome window below encodes:
- a CDS encoding zinc ribbon domain-containing protein produces MRLLIACPACHRQYDASGRPAGGRFRCRCGQVVTIAQPQGHDATVVRCASCGAPRHEGNSQCSFCGADFTLREQDLDTICPHCLARISDRAKFCDHCGNPLAAEPLSIEETALICPVCGEGHRLNSRAIGGGLVLECQACAGIWVGTETFRQLIRQASQEGQNADHRDPPPVSEHCAAVGAETHPQHAYIPCPVCHALMIRQNFGHRSRVIVDVCNRHGIWFDAEKLSCILEWVRSGGLAAANEESQAKATRDARIEGRLIR; encoded by the coding sequence ATGCGTCTCCTCATCGCCTGCCCTGCCTGCCACCGCCAATATGACGCCTCCGGCCGACCGGCCGGCGGGCGGTTTCGCTGCCGGTGCGGCCAGGTCGTCACGATCGCGCAGCCGCAAGGACACGATGCGACGGTGGTGCGCTGCGCCTCTTGCGGGGCGCCGCGGCACGAGGGGAATTCGCAGTGCAGCTTTTGCGGCGCCGATTTCACGCTGCGCGAGCAGGACCTCGACACGATCTGCCCCCACTGCTTGGCTCGCATCAGCGATCGGGCGAAGTTCTGCGACCATTGCGGCAACCCATTGGCGGCCGAGCCGCTGAGTATCGAAGAGACTGCTCTGATTTGCCCGGTATGTGGAGAAGGCCACCGCTTGAACAGCCGCGCTATCGGCGGAGGTTTAGTCCTGGAGTGTCAAGCTTGCGCTGGAATTTGGGTAGGGACCGAAACGTTCCGGCAGCTCATTCGGCAGGCGAGTCAAGAGGGACAGAACGCCGACCATCGCGATCCGCCGCCGGTCTCCGAACATTGCGCGGCAGTGGGCGCCGAGACGCATCCGCAGCACGCCTATATTCCCTGTCCGGTTTGTCACGCGCTGATGATCCGGCAGAACTTTGGCCATCGCAGCCGTGTGATCGTCGATGTCTGCAATCGGCACGGTATCTGGTTCGATGCCGAGAAGCTCTCGTGCATTCTCGAGTGGGTTCGTTCCGGCGGCTTGGCGGCGGCCAATGAAGAATCGCAAGCGAAGGCGACCCGCGACGCCCGAATCGAAGGGCGACTGATCCGTGA